The genomic segment ATAAAAAAGTTATAATACATAAGTCTTCTCTTGGAAATGTTGGTGTCAACAGGGGGGCAGGATATGATGATCCCTCTGAAGGCTAAATCGCTGTGAGATGCTTGGAAACATTTATCTCCACTTCTTAGAATGCTATATTTAACAATACCGTTGCACAAACAACGGGATGTGTTCAAGAGCTCGGCAAGCccactttcattcatttccctgctagctagctagttagcggTACCGTGATTTGCATGACTGTTTCATAAACATGCTATGTTTAAGCAACGAGACGACGCACTATACGTGATGATAAATGTGCATGTTCTTTAACACGTAGCGATTTAAAATGCCTAGAAGAATGTAGCTTTAACTAGTTTACTGCGGACCTACACGTTAGCGCAGCTAGCATAGCTAGCAAACTACAAAGCTGGCTAATGCTACAGAACGGGACAACGTGGACAACAGTTTCGTGTTATTTTAATGATTAGATCTCACTCACCGCCACCATACACTCCGCCACTCATCCTTTGAAttaccacaacaacaactttgtCGGTATAAATgattacagcagaaacacagctgctgaACGGTTAATCACAACAAAGGAGCTCTGTTAGCAGGGATCAGTCTAACGAAGCAGGCGCCACACTGCGTCGAGGCCGCTGTCCAATCAGAACGCAGCACACTGGAACTGTCCAATCAGAACGCAGCACAGTGGCAGTACTTCCGTTTGAGCTCTGACGATACATCAAGTTCTTCCATGCCGAGGAACGGACGTGGCCCTACGGACCTGATATCAACGTGAGTTGAAAACGGACTACAAGTGGCTTAAAGTCACTTTAAATCGTTCAAAAGTCGACGTGCATGCAGTTTGAGTGCAGGCTTTATAACAGAACGCTGATGTTAGTGGGTGTTACCTACAGGACCTTGAGTCACGGTCGTGAAGACTTTGATCTCGGCAACCATGTCATTTCATCCTGCAAAAGTTGCTGTACTCACACGATGACATGCAGAATGTGGGGTTTAACAAATGCATACCCAAACTTAGTCTTTTGGTTTACATTGAGTGATCTTGTCGGCATTATGTGTACTGCTATATTATAATTAAGGTCAAGTTTCACAGCCTCGTGGTGGTCCGAAGTTGAGAGATTAAATGCGCAAGCGCACGTCGTAGACGTGGTTGAGTAACTTGCTAGCCAAATAGGTAAACCTATGGTTATGTAACTTATGAAACCACGTTTACAACTCCAGAGTTATGAATTATAACCAGTTACAATGTGTGATAGTAGTGTCACTGTAGCTTCTTTTTATTGAGTTTCTGCTATATTCACAATACTTTAGTTTTTAAGCAGTAAAAGTGAagatgctttcaaaaataatgctATGACTTCATACAAAGTGCAGGAAACCGTAAaagctaaattaaattacagtttgGTGTGGCCACCCTGTGCCTTTAACACAGCGTCAAATCTCCTCTGTTTACTTGTGCACAAGTACTTTGCAAGTAGGTTGTtccaagcatcttggagaacttgCCACGGGTCTTCTGTGGATTTGTCTCAGTGTTTCCCGTGTCTTCAtataatcccagactgactccatgatgttgagatcagggctctgtgggggccaGGCCGTCTGTTGCAGGACTCATTGTTCCTGTTATCTCTGAAGATAGTGCTTTATGGCTCTTTGTGTGTCTGGGGTCATTGTCATGATGCAGATTGAATTTAGGACTAAAGGGCCTAAAACTCAATTGCAGAGGACTGTATATTTTATATGAAGTTAACACTAGGTCATCGTACTTTATACCTTTCAGgctcatttatgtttttatagagACCTCTTCAGTAAACTGTAAAGTCCACAGGGACTCAGTTTCTTATCATAGaagaaaaactgcaaatattCACACTGGAGAAACTGCATTCAGTGACCTTTTGGGCTTTTTTGTCTTAATCAAATGAGTAACctattatcaaaatagttgcagattaatcTTGAGTGTCTtgactaactgattaattgactaatagTTTCTGCTTTGATATGATGTCTTACATTGTATGTTACATGAAAATGTATGCATTCATTCAAAAAGCTCCTATTTTTATACCAGCTGTCTCTGGCCAACACCTGTTGGCTGACATGTGCTCTGTATCCTGCAGTTGGCTGTTACGCAGCTGACttaagttatttattaattttaaaactgaaagttCACTTTTGAACTGAGCAGTAATGAACTGACATAAAATTGATAGGCTATAGTTTTGATTATAGCCTAACCTTTTAAgtagttttcattcattctctggTTCAAAACATTCTCTGATTCAGAATTGTCAAATGTGCTTACTGCTTTTTCAATATGAAAATCATTGTCAGGTGCAGCCCTACACCAAACAACCTCATCTAAACTTTGTGATGAACAATTATTTATAAATGTTCTCCAAACCTTTCAAACTtgtaaaattaatttttaacTTTGTTTGCTTCCAGCACCCATGCAGCGCTGCCTGACTCTGACCCTTGCCCGGAACAGCAGGCTCCTCTTGAGAAATAAATTAGCATCTGTCCGCTGCCAGCAGTCAGCAGCCATGTCAGGACTCCTCATCAACCAGCCCAAATACTCCTGGCTGAAAGAGCTCGGCCTGTCCGAGGACAACCCCGGTGTTTACAACGGGACCTGGGGAGGCAGCGGGGAGGTCGTCACGTCTTATTGCCCTGCCAACAATGAGCCAATCGCCAGAGTTACACAGGCTACTTTGGCGGAGTATGAAGAAACTGTCCAGAAGACCAAGGAGGCTTGGAAGATATGGGCAGATATTCCGGCTCCGAAAAGAGGGGAGATTGTGAGGCAGATTGGAGATGCGCTGAGAAAAAAGATCAAAGTCCTTGGGAGCTTAGTGTCTCTAGAAATGGGCAAGATCTATGTTGAGGGAGTGGGCGAGGTTCAGGAATACGTTGATGTCTGTGATTACGCTGTCGGTCTGTCTAGAATGATTGGCGGACCCATCTTGCCTTCAGAAAGACCAGGCCATGCTCTGATCGAACAGTGGAACCCAGTTGGTCTTGTCGGCATCATCACTGCCTTTAACTTCCCGGTGGCTGTCTACGGCTGGAACAATGCCATCGCTCTGACCTGCGGCAACGTCTGCCTGTGGAAAGGAGCTCCGACCACACCTCTCACAAGTGTCGCCGTTACCAAGATCGTGGCTGAGGTGCTGGAGCAAAACAATCTGCCCGGGGCGATCTGCTCCATGACCTGCGGAGGTGCCGATATCGGTACCGCCATGGCCAAGGACGAGCGTGTGGATCTGGTGTCGTTCACCGGCAGCACCCACGTTGGCAAGATGGTGGCCATGATGGTGCAGGAAAGGTTCGGTCGCAAGCTGCTGGAGCTTGGCGGAAACAACGCCATTATCGTGTTTGAGGATGCTGACCTAAATCTCGTGGTGCCCTCTGCTGTCTTTGCATCTGTGGGAACCGCCGGCCAACGCTGCACCACAACCAGGAGGCTGATGCTGCATGAGAGCGTTCACGACACAGTGGTCGAGAGGATCGCCAAGGCCTACAAACAAGTCCGCATCGGAGACCCCTGGGATCCCAGCACCCTTTATGGGCCTCTGCACACCAAGCAAGCTGTGGATCAGTACCTGGCAGCTATTGAGCAGGCCAAGCAACAGGGCGGCACTCTGGTCTGTGGAGGGAAGGTGATGGACCGTCCCGGAAACTATGTGGAGCCCACCATCATCACAGGGCTGGCTCACGACGCTCCCATCGTCCACACAGAAACCTTTGTCCCCATCCTCTATGTCCTCAAGTTCaagacagaagaggaggcaTTTGCCTGGAACAACGAGGTCCAACAGGGTCTGTCCAGCAGCATCTTCACCAAGGATATGGGCCGGGTCTTCCGCTGGCTGGGACCCAAAGGATCCGACTGCGGCATCGTGAATGTCAACATTCCTACAAGCGGAGCTGAAATCGGAGGAGCCTTCGGCGGAGAGAAACACACTGGAGGCGGAAGAGAGTCCGGCAGTGACTCATGGAAGCAGTACATGAGGCGTTCAACGTGCACGATAAACTACAGCAAGGATCTTCCTCTGGCCCAGGGAATCAAGTTCGAGTGAAGCCCTGAAGTTGATTCATTAAGCTTTGATGAGCCCAAAAGGACAACACTAAATGTTTTTAAGCGGCAGAGTGTTGCCTAACAAATGtaagacatttgtttttgcatttagAAAGGTCAGGTTTTGGATGTGTCCCACTAGTCATTTATCAATCTGTGTCTGCAGTTGTGGCTTTAGATATTAATCCTAGATTTGAagtttgaaaataatttaaatgtctATAAAGGTCAAATACTGTTCCCCCAAATGTTGGTGTGCACTTTTCTACAAGCACTTAGATAGTGGTTTTGGGTGTTAGATGACTGATAGATaacaagataaataataatctttattttGGAAGAAAAACTGGAGTCTGCATTATTAATGTGTGGTATTCAAATGTGACAATGAATTAAGGTGCAGATATGCATTGATTGTCTTGCATAGTTGATTTTATATGAACAGAAAGACACTTAATGCAAGTTACAGTAATTCTATCATAATAGTGCAAATGGCATTTCATCACAGACTGCtttaaaaacaatcattaaGGTTTCCAAGatcataaaatacaaacatgcagGTTAATAGAATCTAGCTTTAAAAGCATTGGCTGTTTGCATCTCTTCTACAGcattaacatactgtatttagcATCTAAAGCATCCGTTAAGAAAGAATCAAAATGTGCTTTTCAGACTATCAAAGAACAATAAAGACTTCTTCTTGACATTTGGACCTGGTcggcctttttttttctcagctttcATAATTGCAATTAGAAGAAACACCAGTTGACTCGGGTCAGTTGTGAAAATCAGAACATCCGGTGATATCTGCTGTTATGatatctctgttttctcttgcaTCACTCAAGAGTCA from the Lates calcarifer isolate ASB-BC8 linkage group LG17, TLL_Latcal_v3, whole genome shotgun sequence genome contains:
- the aldh7a1 gene encoding alpha-aminoadipic semialdehyde dehydrogenase, translating into MQRCLTLTLARNSRLLLRNKLASVRCQQSAAMSGLLINQPKYSWLKELGLSEDNPGVYNGTWGGSGEVVTSYCPANNEPIARVTQATLAEYEETVQKTKEAWKIWADIPAPKRGEIVRQIGDALRKKIKVLGSLVSLEMGKIYVEGVGEVQEYVDVCDYAVGLSRMIGGPILPSERPGHALIEQWNPVGLVGIITAFNFPVAVYGWNNAIALTCGNVCLWKGAPTTPLTSVAVTKIVAEVLEQNNLPGAICSMTCGGADIGTAMAKDERVDLVSFTGSTHVGKMVAMMVQERFGRKLLELGGNNAIIVFEDADLNLVVPSAVFASVGTAGQRCTTTRRLMLHESVHDTVVERIAKAYKQVRIGDPWDPSTLYGPLHTKQAVDQYLAAIEQAKQQGGTLVCGGKVMDRPGNYVEPTIITGLAHDAPIVHTETFVPILYVLKFKTEEEAFAWNNEVQQGLSSSIFTKDMGRVFRWLGPKGSDCGIVNVNIPTSGAEIGGAFGGEKHTGGGRESGSDSWKQYMRRSTCTINYSKDLPLAQGIKFE